The DNA window AGTATGTTTTCCGTTGATTGTGCAGTTCGGCATGAGCTTTGCGGGTGAAACGCTTACGCCCGTATTTGGCGTTTCGAATTTGATTTCGCTTGCGCTCTGGCTTTCGCTTGCGTTCGGTTGCATGTTCCAATTCCCGCTGGTGACGTACACCTTGATTCGCGGTGGCATCGTGAGCTACGAAACGGTTTGCGACAAGCGCCCGTATGTAGTCATCGGAATTCTTGTGGTGGCGGCATTGCTCACGCCGCCCGATATTTTAAGCCAGATTATCCTGGGCGCGCCAACTTACCTGCTTTTTGAAGCCGGACTCTTGGCAGCCCGAAAATTCCGCAATAAAAGCCCGAAATAAAATGCGTTAGTGATCGTCGCACGGATGTGGCAAGACTTGCGCAAGCAAGGCTTGATGAGCCGAAGGCGAGCAGAGCACGACCCGGCGAGGGACGAGCCGGGGAACGCCCCCTCTATATGAAACACTGTGTTGCATATAGAAAATATTTTTAAAAAGAATTGCAAAATCTTGTGATTTTTCTTAAAAAACTTAACTTTTGTTGCATAAAACTATTGACAGGGGGATAAAAAAGAGATATATTCTTGACATAACAGGATGGAAAACAATGAAACCGATAACTGAATACACCGACTTTCGCCAGCTGATGCTGGACTACTACGAAGACCGCAAGCGTCGTTCCGCGTTTTCGTGGCGTGATTTTTCGAAGGCCGCTGGATTTACATCGTCGTCGTACATGAAGGTCGTGTGCGATGGCAAAAGCAAGCTGAGTAAAATCGGCGTGGAACGCACCGGGGTCGCCATGGGCCTCGTGGGATTTGAAATGGAGTATTTCCGAGCCCTCGTGGAATTCGGGCAGGCCGGGACCGAAGACAAGAAGAAGGCTGCGTACGAGAGAATGCTTTCGATTGCCAAGGTTCACAAAGTCCGCGTGATGGAAGGCGACCTGTTCGAATTCTATGATTCCTGGCAAAACCCGGTGGTACGCGAGCTTGCACCCTTGATGCCGGGAGCAACCCCCGGCGAAATGGCCAAAATGTGCTATCCCGAAGTTTCGGCAGCCGAAGTGCAGCAGAGTCTGAACTTCCTGACCAAAGCGGGTCTCCTGAAGAAGGCTGGAGATTCCTTTACGCTGGCCGAGACATCGATCAAGGGCACACCGGACGCCACGCGACTTGCTTTAAGGGGTATGCATCGCATGATGTCCAAGCTCGCCACGCCCGCGATCGACCTCCCTGCTGGCGAACGCAACTTTAGCGGCGTCACCATGGGAGTGTCTCGCGAGAGTTACGACCGCATTGTCAAAGTATTGGACGAATGCCGCCGACAGATTATCGCGATTGCCGCCGAAGACAAGAGCATCGAACAAGTTTATCGTTTGAATTTACAATTATTCCCGCTTACTAAAAGCGTAAAGGAGAGCAAAAATGAAGAAGCTTAACATTTGCATCGCGGGCGCACTCGCCCTTCTCTGCACAAACTGCGGAGATTCCAATAGCGTAAACGTCACGGGCACAGCCGAAGACGTGAACGAAATCGCCGACAAGGGTTCCTCTAGCTCGGGCACTCCCGGGGCCGAATCCTCTAGCAGCGTAGACGAACAGCAGACGAATTCTTCGTCGAGCGGAGATGCACA is part of the uncultured Fibrobacter sp. genome and encodes:
- a CDS encoding TIGR02147 family protein produces the protein MKPITEYTDFRQLMLDYYEDRKRRSAFSWRDFSKAAGFTSSSYMKVVCDGKSKLSKIGVERTGVAMGLVGFEMEYFRALVEFGQAGTEDKKKAAYERMLSIAKVHKVRVMEGDLFEFYDSWQNPVVRELAPLMPGATPGEMAKMCYPEVSAAEVQQSLNFLTKAGLLKKAGDSFTLAETSIKGTPDATRLALRGMHRMMSKLATPAIDLPAGERNFSGVTMGVSRESYDRIVKVLDECRRQIIAIAAEDKSIEQVYRLNLQLFPLTKSVKESKNEEA